Part of the Pseudoliparis swirei isolate HS2019 ecotype Mariana Trench chromosome 18, NWPU_hadal_v1, whole genome shotgun sequence genome is shown below.
aataaatctgtggaataatcaacaatattaaattaagtttttttaaagtcactGATTAATGCAAGCAATCACCTCCTACGGCTCCATggtttttaaatgtcttaattAGCTCCGGTGCCATTCTGGGAaatcaattaaatataattataccaCGTTGAGGAAAGGGAAATTTGCAGGACTCACCTGATCTGCTTCTGAGACATGATGCTGTTGAAATAAGGAAAGACAGAAGTGTAAACTGGTGCTTGTAGATCCAAGTGTTCTTCAGTGAAATCAATGAGTTGAGTCCTGGAAAAGAGAAAATGGGAGGAGTTATGCAAAAGATATGCGCAGCTTCCTGAGTACCCAGACTCTGACGCGCATGGGCATTATCCCACCCACAACAAGAGGCTTTGGATGACCTCGAGTCCAACCCGTGGGCGTGCCCCAACGCGCATACCGGAACACCATACATGGGCATTATCGACTTCCATTCATGTGGATAGACGAAGCAACGTTAACGTGTTAAGGCGTGAAATACCGCCAACTTGTTTGCAAACTGCaaacaaatgtctcttttttaaTAACGAACACATTGCCGCCAATGCAAATCAACGAGAGAGAGTTCGCATTATATTTGCACGCATGACACTTTATCGCGTTTCAAAGAAAGGATTGTGCATCAATATGTGAACTCGTGCAACAACAAGGAAAAAAGTTACATTCCTAAAGATAAAGCGCAAAAACTATGTCCACACATTGTCTCAAAGAGCGGAATAAAGAAGTGAAGAGACGTTGCGTTGGGGTTTTGTTAACGTTGGTTACTTTCGCGACGATACACGTTCAGACTAATATCGACCCTTAACGCGAACGAGCTGCCCAACTCGAACTTAAACACAGACTAagttaaacaataaaaatagtaCTGACCAAAAGTTTGATTCGAAGGAGTTCTTCAGATTCTTTCAAACCGCTACTTCTGTTTCCGTGTGGAGGGGGACGTCTGCTCATATAGCAGCGAAGAGAGAGTGGAAATTTCCACTGACTTTCTAGGAGGAGGGCGGAAATAAACTGCGTCACCGCTCTGCCAGTTTACATGCCGGCAGCCGATTGGCTCCTTTGAACGTTCTGAGCCGTCAGTCATCCTATCAGCCAATCAGACAGCAGCAAGGGCGGTGAAGGGGTGGGTGATGTAGGAAACCATTGTTCACCaagcatttattttgaaatgattaTGGTGCAAggtaaaatacatataaatgcgTGAAGTTAGACATTTAAAGACGTTTTTTTTGGAGGGATTACCATAAAGTCCGTGGAGGGGTCGAGGCACAGCCCTCTTGTATCTTGAGGTTAAGCTAGTCCAAGTCCCATTGTTAACTTACTGGTTGACATCATCATGGTGTTAAGAACATTCTGGTACAATTGAGAGATGACTCCATCCTAATCTACTGTGAGGTGGAAAGTATCTGAGCATACCAATGCATGAAACATCAATTTTGAGGCACTTTAATACTTTAAACAAAATCTACTCTACTATTTGAGTGAAATAATTAACTTTTCTCCCCACTATCTGACAGCCATATGCTCGTATTTTACATATGAAACCTAGGTTTAGAAAatgtaatacattattaaaGATAGATTACCCAACATTACACCACATGCCATTTAGCTTCTTAAATAAAGTATTACATTTTGCCTGGATTAGAAAACAATGTAATCTATAACCATATAGGTACATTATCCTGCAAACATGAGTTGCCGTCACACAAACTTTGGTTTTAATTGTTCTGACAGAAGCCGTTTACTTTGCAGACTAAAGCACGACTGTGGCTTCACCTTGAGTAAATGTTTGTTTCAAAGAAAGTATTGATGTGATGAGACAAACATGGTCCATCTCTTGTCTTAGTTACATCTGGTGGCCCATAGAAGGTTTATTTCCAAAGCTTTATCAGGCCAGCTGGTCAATTGAAAATGTTTCCCTTCCTCTTTGTCATGTTTCATTACAATGTGCAGGACAAAGGGTTGAAACTGGTTATTCTTGGTTTGGTTTCACACATTAGAACCCATAAGGGAACCTGTCCGTCACTTGTTTTCCATCCTATTACATTTGACGTGGGCTATTTTGATCAGTATCTTTTGTATTTAAATTTAAACGTAGAATCAGATCAAGGGTCATGTTAACATCATTATGTACCCCGTTGACACTAAAAGAGGCGCAATAATGCAGGTGAATTCCCCCGAGGGTTTGGGCAGTCTGTCTTGTGAGATGgttggaaaagtgtgtgtgtgtgtgtgtgtgtgttcaggatcTTGAGATAAGCTCAGTGATATAACAATACATTTCGttcacaataaaaacaagattGATAATGAAGAATGTTCACAGCACATATTTGTATGTTCTTGCACtggtttgttttgtcttttttatgagcaaaaaaacaacctacactaccgttcaaaagtttggggtcacccagacaattttgtgccttccatgaaaactcacacttttatttatcaaatgaattgaacatttcatagaacatatagtcaagacattgacaaggttagaaataatgattaatatttgaagtattaattttgttcttcaaacttcaagctcaaaggaaggccagttgtatagcttatatcaccagcataactgttttcagctgtgctaacataattgcacaagggttttctaatcagatattagtcttctaaggcgattagcaaacacaatgtaccattagaacactggagtgatagttgatggaaatgggcctctatacacctatggagatatttcattagaaaccagacacttccaccttcaatattaatttaccgcattaacaatgtataaagtgtatttttgattaatttaacgttatctttattgaaaaaacagtgcttttctttgaaaaataaagacatttctcagtgaccccaaacttttgaacggtagtgtatatgtaatgAAAGCAAAGTGAAGCAaataaaatcatgaaaaaaCCATTACTCCTCATAACCATAAGGCCAATATTAAGCTCCGCTCGGAGCTCTGTCCGGCTGAACATCGCTATACAGTGGGTCTGAGAGCTCAATGCTAACACATCTTAGTttaacatgttagcatgctaatcaGCTGTGAACATGCACTACAGCTGCACATTATGGAAATGTCATTAGTTTTACCGGCATTAGGTTCATCAACTTAAGTACTGGACATATTAAATGGAAACATTAGGGTTTCAGCAAAGTTATTCCAATCCATCCCGAAAGGGACAATGAGTGTGTGAAGCGCATGTCATGGCAACCCGTGGGATAAGTCGTGGAAACATTACTCAGAGAAAGTCTCACATTTTTTCTAGTTGgataaacacaacacaaacacactgtagGGTGCGTCTGACTGAAAGAGTGGTCGGTATGTGGGCCACATGCTGGTTCTGCTGATGGAGGCAAATTCCATTTCATCCTCGGTTTTTTTCCCATTTGGGTTTTCAAAACACCACACAGGGAATTTAAGCTGGGCAATTCAAACCTTTGTGCCGTACCCGTCTGATGATTTCAGAGTTACACAGGGTCAAGCGTTCGTATATAATTCAAAGCATGATTTAAGCCTTCAGTTATGTGGGTCTATGAGTAAAAGCCATGTTCGGGCATTTAGATCTTTGTaggcaggatttttttttcattgatgAGATGGAAAAATGTCACTTCACTGAATAAAATGATGATACTAGCCATTGCTCTAATATAATTAATCACATTTTAACAGAAGTGGGTCAAAGGAAGAGAAGCCATTGAcacttgtaacagtttagctccacgcctttctttttgtaatagttgttttcatcctgtcacaccatctcgtcagtccaactcccttcacctgcctctgaccacctcgttagtccctcattcccttcacctggtcctcacgcccttctcacctgcagcccatcccctcattagtccctcactatttagctccctcacttccacttgtcctctgccagattgtcttgtgttttcgtgccaagttctccagcgttattagagtatattcctgacctgcctgccctgacctctgattctctgccccgcccctttttggacttgtttgcttcttcgactgatctcccggttttgacccagcctgtttcaaccaaagacagtattctttgttactcctgtctgagtcgtgcttttgggtccactctaatagcgccgtgacacttGTAAACTGACAAACAATGGACTACAGATTGTTAGCTGACTTTGGAGGTCAAACAGGGTGTCGGGTTGTCAAGCGTCCTCTCAAGGTCATAGTGACTCAGCTGTTTACAAACAGGTTTATCATccacacttcctcctcctcctcttcctcctcaaagTTGCGTCAAGGTTCGTGATTTCAAGGACCCTGTCAGGCATCACCGGCCCAAAGGCATAACTCGATGTGTGGAGTCATGCAGGCGGGGAGCACTCCAGTTGTGAGACAGCCCTCTGTGCTATCCATTCAAATGCGATGCGTTCACCGGCtttctattttatatttgactAAATACTCGAAGCGGTCAGAGCCGCATAACCAACCGAATAAGAGCAATAGAGCTCAGCTACACGCAGTAACCGCCCTAACATCAACACAGAGACGCGTCCATGTGGAAACTGTCACCGTCAGAATATACGGTaaaacggaggagagagagcgatgtGACGAGGTCCACACGATGAACTCATGATACATTCTCCCACTCTGACCCGCTGCGCTATTAATAAGCTACAGCTGTCTTCCCAAATTACCTTTGAGAATGGAAAACTACACGTATAAGCTCGACTTCAGGATGACGCTGCAATTCTGTGGACGTTTGGTGACTCTTGCGTGCGCCGCCACGTGTCTGATCTCTGTGGCTGACGGATAATCCATTTAATAAGAGGCGGTGCATCGGCGATCATGTGCTTTCCACAGTGGCTGCTGCGGCAAatatccgggggggggggaggagtgacATTGTGGAGCGTCAtgggctcgtgtgtgtgtgtgtgtgttcagttaaCAGAAAGCCACGGTCTAGTCAGCGTGTGATTAAGTAAAGCACGGCTTAGTCAGAGAGCTATTTAGAGACTTCAGCTTTAATTGAGTTGCATTCAGAGTATCCCTTTCAGAGTAAACACAATatgtcagtcacacacacacacacacacacacaggtggataAGTAATGACACCGGTAAAAGTCCcccacattgtaaacatgataaGCGGAGCTGCAGCACAGTTACATTgcacaaaaaaagacacaatacaACAGGCCGGTACAATAAGTCCCAGAACAGACAGCGTGCACATCACTGTATCCAAGCTAAAGGACGACTgctgtcatcccccccccccacggggcCTCAGAAAGGGGTCAGGTAGTTGCTCTCTCCAGGGTACCTGTAGATACGCCTCACGGGTTTGGTGCAGCGAGCTCTGCCCACGCTGGCCCTCTGCGCGCACTCATCGCTGTCCGTCCTGCAGGCCCCACAGTGGCAGCTGAGAGCCGCCGGGTAGGTGAAGACGGGGTCGGAGTCGGCGGGACAGCCGGGTAGGATCGCCGTGCGGTATTCCACCTCGTCGTAGGTGCAGCCCGCCTGGATTTGGAAGCGTGGGCCGAATATCCCTCTGACGTTGCTGTCCTGCTCGCCCCGAGGGAAAAAACACACGAATCAACGACACATTTACATTCATTGAGAAGACAAAACGTCATTTCAGGGATTGTTTTCAACCGAAAAGTGAAGATTTTTGGACTTTTCAATAAGGATACTTATTATTCCGTATGACAGGTTTTCAGAGTTCTTCTTTCCCATTTAAAGGAACAAATGACAATCTAGGACAGTGGTTCTCAGAACCCTCTAATACCCTCTAACCAGCGCCATGCATTTttggtttactttttttttaatacacagcgctgtgtgtgatttattagcgaatatataatatttataatgttCAACAACATCCCACTTCCCTCGCTCTGCCAATCCCAAGTACGCTCATGTGTACCCCCCCCATTGGTATCCGGGATGAGTGACAGCTTTCACAGCTACACAGATAATTACCTATAACCAATCTTCTTAACGAGAAAAACATCTTCCTGTAAACACAATAACACTTATaacactagaacgggcactcggtagagcgcataccttcgcatatcacaagattgggcattgaattatgaacatgttggcattagttgcatgccaattggatagaaattgaccgcgctatggtaaaaagaagattttgaccttttcatgaccttgacctttgacccgattgatcccaaaatcgaatcaaatggtccccggataataaccaatcatcccaccaaatttcatgcgattcggtttaatacttttttagttatgcgaataacacgcatacaaataaataaataaataaatacacggcgatcaaaacataaccttcgcattgaaTAACAGGTTAACATTACGTGCCACTCAGtccattacaatatatatatatatatatatatatatatttaaatctcaCGCACACCCTTTCGAGGGCCTCcgcgtacccccatttgagaaccactgatccaGGAGATACTCACCCTGGAGTAGCAGAAGCCCATGCAGATGGTCGTGTTGATGGCAACACAGTAGTCGCACTCGGGCTTCTCCACGTACAGGGTGAAGTCGGTGGGAACGCACATGGGAACGGCCGGGCTGAACAGAACCAACAGCAGCCAGCAGGTGAACACTGCGGTCTCCATGTCCAGCGATGCCGTGTTTGGGACCTGCAATGGGGAAGAAGGACAAAGAGTCAAACTGGCAGCCAGATACCACGAAGGATGAACAGTTTAGTCGTCTTTAATATCACGTGCTGGCCTCTGCATGTGCGGGTCACCTGCTCGAGAAAGCACCCGTGGGCCCGATGCTGCAGTGAGTCTGACCGACAGCCCCTTCGAACAGTATTTATGCCAACGGGTTATAATCCACCTGCATCCGAGGTAGCGGTTATCTTCCATCTGTGACGGACATGTCGAACTGAAAGTGAAGTCCATTATGCGGATGACATGAATAAATGATTTCCTCCAGGGACAAAGTCTGTGCAATAACCAAAGGAGTTGTTTCTCGAGGCGGTCCGGAACACAGTGTCCACTAGACGTCACAACGAATGAAAGCTTAACTTCGGCACAGAAGAATGAATCATATTGTAAAGAGTTTACATTTTAACCCGAGTTTGACCTCGCATTCCAAAACAAACCCCATCTGTCTCTCATTTGGGTAAACATTAAGGGAAGGCCCGTTTAACAACAAAGCGGCTCAGGGCCCGTCCCAGGTGAGCATGTCACAAAGATGCTGTGTGCATTGTGGGTCAGAAATCCAGACGGCAAAGTGCACACAGAAAGTTACAGTCCCAACCGGTCTTCTAGTCGGCGTATTAAAAACTACCGCGAACCAAAGCATTCATATGTAAACACGACATGTTTCAGATACTCCAAGCTTCCGGCAAGTCAGtatcttaatttaaaaaaagtgaggAGTCCAACTTTCTATCCAAAGAGGCACTGATTTCCTTATCTTTACTTTAGTTTCATGATGGTCCAGAGTATACAAAGTCTCTCTCGAGTGGGCAAGTCAATCAATGAATAGGAACAATGCTTACATAGATTATCGGCATACACTGAGtgagtcatttacttttgttttgggcacttgaaagactttgggactgtcgggatccggggataaTGTTATATTGTGAGTGGGGTTAATTCTTGCAGCGTTGCATTGAATtttatttcaataataatatttgGTGTCGGCAATattgactgtttttttttcttctttcatgaCCGTTTTCTGTTCGCCGTTCAACATATTAAGCAGGGACTTCACAGCCGAtagcagatccgcccattcccttaaAATTGCGTCATACTTTTTACGATTATGAGGGAGAATTGTTACAACTGTGTGCATAACAGCAGCTCCTTGCTTCTCCCCAGCTTTTACATTAACTTTCTCAGATTTGACTGGAGCTGAT
Proteins encoded:
- the tshba gene encoding thyroid stimulating hormone subunit beta a, which encodes METAVFTCWLLLVLFSPAVPMCVPTDFTLYVEKPECDYCVAINTTICMGFCYSRDSNVRGIFGPRFQIQAGCTYDEVEYRTAILPGCPADSDPVFTYPAALSCHCGACRTDSDECAQRASVGRARCTKPVRRIYRYPGESNYLTPF